A genomic stretch from Bacillus sp. E(2018) includes:
- a CDS encoding spore germination protein encodes MIFFKKKKKKQQQKAHSNSTKGSLTFPELMKKLTASADFSTVKQSSLSTFYISYYKTLVNPEFVHRDLLPYITEIPLKNLDDIQKHLPLDGMVKTDDVHDIANKVTEGFIFIQMNKDDPEGLLVPSLSTENRQISIPETEFSVVGPKEAFVESLDTNLNLIRKRLPIPEFTVKEVRVGKLSKTRVAIIYIDGIADEENVNTAIQRVNDIEYDHVVDSSYINQMISDNENSPFPQLIDTERPDRVASVLSEGKVAIMADGSPHALTGPTTIVEFFSAFEDYFLNWTLASAFRLIRLMAVMFSVLSTPLYVAVLTFHYEMIPENLLATLVASRNDIPFPPILEAIVLELSIELLREAGARLPSKVGQTIGIVGGIVIGTAAVQAGLTSNVLLIIVALAALASFTTPVYQMSNTIRLLRFPFLLFAQFLGVLGVAICFAFIVSHLLKLTSLGRPYIAPLYPLRVNDLKDALIRMPFSVQNTRPSSVRPQDKVKMNKRRAKETHDIED; translated from the coding sequence ATGATATTCTTTAAAAAGAAAAAGAAAAAACAACAACAAAAAGCTCATTCAAATTCTACAAAAGGTTCATTGACATTTCCAGAACTCATGAAAAAGCTGACGGCTTCAGCTGATTTCTCTACTGTGAAACAATCATCGCTTAGCACTTTCTACATCTCTTATTATAAAACTCTTGTAAATCCCGAGTTTGTTCATCGTGATTTATTACCTTATATAACAGAAATCCCTCTTAAAAACTTAGACGATATCCAGAAGCACCTTCCGTTAGATGGAATGGTCAAAACGGATGATGTTCATGATATCGCGAACAAAGTAACAGAAGGCTTTATTTTCATTCAAATGAATAAGGACGATCCAGAAGGTTTGCTCGTTCCCAGTCTATCGACTGAAAACAGGCAGATCTCGATTCCTGAAACTGAATTTAGTGTTGTTGGTCCTAAGGAAGCATTCGTTGAATCTTTGGATACCAATCTAAACTTAATTCGCAAACGACTTCCTATTCCTGAATTTACAGTAAAAGAAGTACGTGTTGGAAAACTTTCAAAAACGAGAGTAGCAATTATCTATATCGACGGAATCGCTGATGAAGAAAATGTGAATACCGCCATTCAGCGTGTTAACGATATCGAATACGACCATGTCGTAGATAGTTCTTATATTAATCAAATGATTTCAGACAACGAGAACTCTCCCTTTCCACAGCTGATCGATACAGAACGACCAGATCGAGTAGCTAGTGTTTTATCTGAAGGAAAAGTGGCGATCATGGCTGACGGATCGCCGCATGCGTTAACGGGACCGACAACCATCGTGGAATTTTTCTCCGCATTCGAAGACTATTTTCTAAATTGGACGCTCGCTTCTGCCTTTCGATTGATCCGCCTCATGGCAGTTATGTTTTCCGTGCTATCCACGCCTCTTTATGTAGCCGTCTTAACGTTTCATTATGAGATGATTCCAGAAAACCTATTAGCTACACTGGTGGCTTCACGTAACGATATTCCCTTCCCACCCATATTAGAAGCTATTGTACTAGAGCTTTCGATTGAGTTGCTTCGTGAAGCTGGGGCGAGACTACCATCTAAGGTCGGTCAAACGATCGGTATCGTTGGTGGTATTGTTATCGGAACGGCAGCGGTTCAAGCTGGCTTAACGAGTAACGTTCTATTAATCATTGTAGCTCTAGCCGCACTGGCATCTTTTACAACACCTGTTTATCAGATGAGTAACACGATTCGTTTACTTCGTTTTCCCTTTTTATTATTTGCACAGTTCTTAGGTGTACTTGGTGTTGCGATCTGCTTTGCATTTATTGTTTCACATCTCTTAAAACTGACTTCCCTTGGAAGACCTTACATCGCACCCCTATACCCGCTTCGTGTTAATGATTTAAAAGATGCCCTTATCCGTATGCCGTTCAGTGTACAGAACACCCGGCCATCTTCAGTTAGACCTCAAGACAAAGTTAAAATGAATAAAAGGCGTGCAAAAGAAACACATGATATAGAAGACTAA
- a CDS encoding alpha/beta fold hydrolase, which yields MVTSDCIWWKGRRLAHTLHFPQGNEVGEKKIPMIIICHGFTSTRIGVDRLFVKTAQALVKLGFAVLRFDYAGCGESEGEYGENEFACFIDQTKEVISYGIKLPNIDQNAITLIGHSLGGAVAVCTASDDERVRNVITWSAVGDPFRDIKEIVGYNGEHPVIDHLGYAITEEFLLSLQAFSPVEDIKKFRGNALFIHGTGDPVISPDYCSDYYKESKKVTEGTSSMVLIESANHTYSSIKHFDQLITATSEWLLINVKLPVQNDLKKSV from the coding sequence ATGGTTACGTCGGATTGTATATGGTGGAAAGGCAGAAGATTAGCTCACACCCTTCATTTTCCTCAAGGAAATGAAGTGGGTGAAAAAAAGATTCCGATGATCATCATTTGCCACGGTTTTACGAGTACACGAATTGGAGTAGATCGGCTGTTTGTAAAAACGGCTCAAGCACTTGTTAAACTCGGGTTTGCTGTATTGAGGTTTGATTATGCTGGCTGTGGTGAGAGCGAAGGGGAATATGGAGAAAATGAGTTTGCTTGTTTTATTGATCAGACGAAGGAAGTGATTTCTTATGGAATTAAACTACCCAACATTGATCAAAACGCAATAACGTTAATCGGACATAGTTTAGGTGGTGCAGTTGCGGTCTGCACGGCATCAGATGATGAGCGAGTTCGAAATGTGATCACTTGGTCTGCTGTAGGAGATCCATTTAGAGATATAAAAGAAATAGTTGGCTATAACGGAGAGCATCCCGTGATCGATCATTTAGGGTATGCGATAACTGAAGAATTTTTACTTTCCCTTCAAGCTTTTTCTCCGGTTGAAGACATCAAAAAGTTTCGTGGTAACGCACTTTTCATCCATGGAACGGGTGATCCCGTGATTTCTCCGGATTACTGTTCGGACTATTATAAAGAATCAAAGAAGGTTACGGAAGGTACAAGCTCTATGGTGCTAATAGAAAGCGCAAATCATACGTATTCTTCTATAAAGCATTTTGACCAGCTTATAACTGCCACTTCAGAGTGGTTATTAATCAATGTTAAACTGCCTGTTCAGAATGATTTGAAAAAAAGTGTTTGA
- a CDS encoding MetQ/NlpA family ABC transporter substrate-binding protein yields MKRIIQVLLASLAVFALAACGSSTSGGEKTEKLVVGASNVPHAEILEEAKPLLEEKGIELEIVKFQDYILPNKSLYEKEIDANYFQHIPYLTQQVKDNPKYKFENAGAVHLEPMGVYSKRHKSLKDIPDGGKVILSNSIAEHGRILSIFEAEGLIKLKEGKGYEAQISDIVENSKNLEFVADIDPGLLTKAYENDEGDAIVINTNYAIDADLNPKKDSIALEGSDSPFANIITVREGDKDKKSIKTLLEVLHSKEITEFIDKEYKGSVLAVKE; encoded by the coding sequence ATGAAAAGAATTATCCAAGTATTACTCGCAAGTTTGGCGGTATTCGCATTAGCAGCTTGTGGCTCATCCACAAGTGGTGGAGAAAAAACAGAAAAGTTGGTAGTTGGGGCGTCAAATGTACCTCACGCTGAAATATTGGAAGAAGCGAAGCCGCTTTTAGAAGAGAAGGGTATTGAACTAGAAATTGTGAAATTCCAAGACTATATCTTACCGAACAAGTCACTATATGAAAAAGAAATAGATGCAAACTATTTTCAGCACATTCCATATTTAACTCAGCAAGTAAAAGATAACCCGAAGTATAAATTTGAAAATGCAGGCGCTGTTCACTTAGAGCCGATGGGTGTTTACTCTAAGAGACATAAATCCTTAAAAGACATTCCAGATGGTGGGAAGGTAATACTAAGCAATTCCATTGCTGAGCACGGTAGAATTCTTTCAATCTTTGAGGCAGAAGGACTTATTAAATTAAAAGAAGGAAAAGGATATGAAGCACAAATAAGCGATATTGTAGAAAATTCGAAAAACCTAGAGTTTGTAGCAGACATCGACCCTGGTCTTTTAACAAAAGCGTATGAGAACGATGAAGGCGATGCGATTGTCATCAATACTAACTATGCCATAGATGCAGATTTGAATCCGAAGAAAGATTCTATCGCATTAGAAGGATCTGATTCACCATTTGCGAATATCATTACGGTTCGAGAAGGCGACAAAGATAAAAAATCGATTAAAACGTTATTAGAAGTACTACATTCAAAAGAAATAACCGAATTTATCGATAAAGAATACAAAGGTTCAGTGTTAGCTGTAAAAGAGTAA
- the modB gene encoding molybdate ABC transporter permease subunit: MAMDFWSPVKLSLGIAVTASLLVILAGIFFGRIMAHKKFKGKTFVETLFLLPLVLPPTVVGFLLIVMFGRNGPGGQLIEWLFNQPIMFTWWAAVIASGVVAFPLMYQSAKAGFESIDADIENAARVDGANEWDVLRKISVPLSVRAIISGAILSFARALGEFGATLMFAGNIPGKTQTISTAIYIAIESGNLELAWMWVGSVIGISFLMLLVVNRIRT; encoded by the coding sequence ATGGCAATGGATTTTTGGTCACCTGTCAAATTATCACTCGGAATAGCGGTGACAGCTTCATTACTTGTGATTCTTGCAGGTATTTTCTTTGGGAGGATCATGGCTCATAAAAAGTTTAAAGGCAAGACCTTCGTTGAAACACTATTTCTACTTCCTCTCGTTTTACCCCCAACGGTTGTAGGTTTCTTGTTAATCGTTATGTTCGGTCGAAATGGTCCAGGTGGACAGCTAATAGAGTGGCTCTTCAACCAACCGATCATGTTTACATGGTGGGCAGCCGTTATTGCGTCTGGAGTTGTCGCGTTTCCACTCATGTACCAATCCGCAAAAGCGGGGTTCGAATCGATTGACGCAGACATCGAGAATGCAGCGCGAGTTGATGGTGCAAACGAATGGGATGTATTGCGAAAAATCTCAGTTCCACTATCTGTTAGGGCTATCATATCTGGGGCAATTCTTAGTTTTGCTCGTGCGTTAGGTGAGTTTGGTGCTACACTTATGTTTGCTGGTAACATACCTGGAAAAACACAGACGATATCCACCGCAATCTATATCGCGATAGAATCAGGAAATTTGGAGCTTGCGTGGATGTGGGTAGGAAGTGTCATCGGTATTTCATTTTTAATGTTGCTTGTTGTTAATCGCATAAGAACTTAA
- a CDS encoding APC family permease has translation MFTSIKRFLIGRPLKSTALGEQKINKTKALAILSSDALSSVAYGPEQILIVLITVGAAAFWYSIPIAVGVLFLLTALILSYRQIIYAYPHGGGAYVVSKTNLGVNPGLIAGGSLLVDYILTVAVSVSAGTDAITSAFPSLHGFNVEIAIVFVIFLTLLNLRGVTESASILAYPVYLFVLALFILIAVGLYKILTGDVSQSLHTPIGTPVAGISLFILLRAFASGSSALTGVEAISNAIPNFKEPAPVNAARTLMMMGGLLAILFSGIVTLAYFYGIVPKAEVTVVSQIAEETFGRNFMYFFIQGTTALILILAANTGYSAFPLLAVNLAKDKFIPRMFLVRGDRLGYSNGIIILGLASILLIIAFHAKTEHLIPLYAVGVFVPFTLSQTGMMVKWLKEKPVGWVPKFIINTTGAVISFLVTIMFFLTKFSQVWSILVFLPIIVLIFHRIKKHYEAVGDQLRLTTCEVSPDIKGNVIILPVAGITHVVENSLKYAKSLNPDQIIAVYVAFEREDERKFEEKWKKWQPDVRLVTLHSHYRSILGPLTKFVDTIAHKAKEGDYQVTVVIPQFIPKKGWHNILHNQSSLLIRAYLLYKRDIVISTVPYHLKK, from the coding sequence ATGTTCACATCGATCAAACGTTTTTTGATTGGTCGCCCTTTAAAATCGACTGCATTAGGCGAACAAAAAATAAACAAAACGAAAGCATTGGCTATTCTTTCATCAGATGCATTATCATCCGTGGCCTACGGACCCGAACAGATTTTGATCGTACTTATTACAGTTGGTGCTGCTGCTTTTTGGTACTCAATTCCTATTGCAGTAGGCGTTTTGTTTTTATTAACAGCACTCATTCTATCTTATAGGCAAATTATCTACGCCTATCCTCATGGAGGAGGAGCGTATGTTGTATCTAAGACGAACTTAGGAGTAAACCCAGGATTGATTGCAGGTGGATCTTTGCTTGTCGATTACATACTTACCGTAGCTGTAAGTGTGTCAGCAGGTACGGATGCGATTACATCAGCTTTTCCGTCGTTACATGGCTTTAACGTGGAGATTGCGATCGTCTTTGTAATCTTTCTTACATTATTGAACTTAAGGGGAGTAACAGAATCTGCTTCGATTTTGGCATATCCTGTGTATCTCTTTGTATTGGCTTTATTCATTTTGATTGCAGTAGGGCTATATAAGATTTTGACTGGAGATGTATCTCAGAGCTTGCATACACCGATTGGCACACCGGTTGCAGGTATCTCTTTATTTATTTTGTTAAGGGCTTTTGCGTCAGGAAGTTCAGCATTAACTGGGGTTGAAGCCATCTCAAACGCGATTCCAAATTTCAAAGAACCTGCACCTGTTAATGCTGCTCGTACTTTAATGATGATGGGCGGCCTTCTAGCCATCCTTTTCTCTGGCATTGTTACGTTAGCGTATTTCTATGGTATTGTACCTAAAGCTGAAGTTACCGTTGTTTCGCAAATTGCAGAAGAAACGTTCGGAAGAAATTTTATGTATTTCTTTATACAAGGAACTACCGCATTGATTTTAATTCTTGCTGCTAATACAGGATATTCTGCATTTCCACTGTTAGCAGTAAATCTGGCAAAAGATAAATTCATTCCGAGGATGTTTTTAGTTCGGGGTGACCGATTGGGATACTCAAATGGAATTATTATACTAGGCTTGGCGTCAATCTTACTTATTATTGCTTTTCATGCGAAAACCGAACATTTAATTCCCTTATACGCTGTGGGTGTTTTTGTTCCTTTTACATTATCACAGACCGGTATGATGGTAAAATGGCTAAAAGAAAAACCTGTTGGATGGGTCCCTAAATTCATCATTAATACTACAGGAGCTGTGATCAGCTTTCTCGTAACAATCATGTTTTTCTTAACAAAGTTCTCGCAAGTTTGGTCCATTCTTGTTTTTCTTCCTATAATCGTTTTGATTTTCCACAGAATTAAGAAACATTATGAAGCTGTGGGTGATCAATTGAGGTTAACAACATGTGAAGTTTCTCCTGATATAAAAGGTAATGTTATCATCTTACCGGTTGCTGGAATCACACATGTGGTAGAGAACTCTTTAAAGTACGCAAAATCACTCAACCCTGATCAAATTATCGCCGTTTATGTAGCATTTGAAAGGGAAGATGAGAGAAAATTTGAAGAGAAGTGGAAGAAGTGGCAACCAGATGTTAGACTTGTCACACTTCATTCTCATTATAGAAGTATACTTGGTCCGTTAACAAAATTTGTAGATACTATAGCTCACAAAGCAAAAGAAGGAGATTACCAAGTTACCGTGGTGATCCCACAATTTATACCTAAAAAAGGGTGGCATAACATCCTTCATAACCAGTCAAGCTTATTGATTCGTGCATATTTGTTGTATAAAAGGGATATCGTTATATCAACTGTACCTTATCACTTAAAGAAATAA
- the gltP gene encoding glutamate/aspartate:proton symporter GltP gives MKKIRISLAWQILIGLAFGILIGALFYGNETVQGYLQPIGDIFIRLIKMIVVPIVVSSLIVGVASVGDIKQLGRLGGKTILYFEIITTFAIVIGLFIANIFQPGAGVDMKSLTKGDISSYVETTESVESHGFAETFLNIVPTNLFESLAEGDMLAIIFFSVLFGLGIAAIGEKGKPVLAFFQGTADAMFYITNQIMKLAPFGVFALIGVTVSKFGIESLVPLSKLVLVVYGAMFFFVIVVLGGVAAMVKVNIFTLIKILKDELILAYSTASSETVLPKIMEKMEKFGCPKAITSFVIPTGYSFNLDGSTLYQAIAALFIAQMYGIEITIAEQISLLLVLMVTSKGIAGVPGVSFVVLLATLGTVGIPLEGLAFIAGIDRILDMARTAVNVVGNSLAAVVMSKWEGKFNTMKAEQYQQEVS, from the coding sequence GTGAAAAAAATAAGAATTAGTCTTGCATGGCAAATTTTGATCGGACTTGCATTCGGTATTCTCATCGGTGCATTGTTCTATGGAAACGAAACCGTCCAAGGATACTTACAACCCATCGGAGATATTTTCATTCGATTGATTAAAATGATCGTTGTACCTATTGTTGTTTCAAGTCTTATTGTTGGTGTGGCGAGTGTAGGTGATATCAAACAACTAGGACGTCTCGGTGGAAAAACGATTCTATATTTTGAAATCATTACAACATTTGCAATCGTAATTGGCCTATTTATCGCTAACATATTCCAACCTGGAGCAGGAGTGGATATGAAATCGTTAACTAAAGGTGATATTTCGAGCTATGTGGAAACGACTGAATCTGTTGAAAGCCATGGCTTTGCAGAAACTTTCTTAAACATCGTTCCGACGAACCTTTTTGAATCATTAGCTGAAGGAGATATGTTAGCAATCATCTTCTTCTCCGTATTATTTGGACTAGGAATAGCTGCAATCGGCGAAAAAGGTAAACCGGTATTGGCCTTTTTCCAAGGAACAGCTGATGCTATGTTCTATATCACCAATCAAATCATGAAACTTGCTCCGTTCGGAGTTTTTGCATTAATCGGAGTTACAGTTTCTAAATTTGGTATTGAATCACTTGTACCATTAAGTAAACTCGTTCTGGTCGTTTATGGAGCTATGTTCTTCTTTGTCATCGTCGTTCTAGGCGGTGTTGCTGCTATGGTCAAAGTTAACATTTTTACGTTGATCAAAATATTAAAAGACGAACTAATCTTAGCTTACTCAACAGCTAGTTCTGAAACTGTATTGCCAAAAATCATGGAAAAGATGGAGAAGTTCGGTTGTCCAAAGGCCATTACCTCTTTCGTCATTCCTACAGGTTACTCATTTAACCTAGATGGCTCTACTCTCTATCAAGCCATTGCAGCATTATTTATCGCTCAAATGTATGGTATTGAAATAACAATTGCAGAACAAATCTCGTTATTGCTTGTGTTGATGGTAACTTCAAAAGGGATTGCAGGCGTTCCAGGTGTTTCATTTGTCGTTCTATTGGCAACATTGGGTACAGTTGGAATTCCATTAGAAGGTCTTGCATTCATTGCAGGTATTGACCGAATTCTTGATATGGCACGTACAGCGGTCAACGTGGTAGGAAACTCATTAGCTGCTGTTGTAATGTCCAAGTGGGAAGGAAAGTTTAACACGATGAAAGCAGAGCAATACCAACAAGAAGTTAGTTAA
- a CDS encoding amino acid permease, which translates to MNLFRKKLLTTNQNSDQSLNRVLGAVDLTMLGVGAIIGTGVFVLTGVAAAKYAGPALILSFIIAGLACVFAALCYSEFASMIPQSGSAYTYSYVAFGEIFAWILGWDLVLEYGLASSAVASGWSGYFQSLLTGFGIHLPTAITSAFDPSKGTFIDLPAVMIILLVTLLLSRGVKESAKFNSIMVIVKVAVILLFIAVGVWYVEPANWEPFVPFGFSGVVTGAAVVVFAYFGFDAVSTAAEEVKNPQRNLPIGIISALAICTVIYIVVSLILTGIVPYNMLNVKDPVAFALQFIGQDWAAGFISLGAIVGITTVLIVMMFGQTRLFYAMSRDGLLPSKLSAVHPRTKVPLPSTWTTGLLVALFAGFVPLDKLAELTSIGTLFAFATVSLGVAVLRKTRPDIERGFKTPWVPLIPALAIIFCVYLMLQLSAFTWKGFVVWLVIGLVLYFSYGYRNSKLNTSK; encoded by the coding sequence ATGAACTTATTTAGAAAGAAATTATTAACTACTAATCAAAACAGTGATCAATCATTGAATCGTGTTCTTGGTGCAGTCGATCTTACGATGTTAGGAGTAGGGGCCATTATTGGAACAGGGGTCTTTGTTCTAACAGGGGTCGCAGCTGCGAAATATGCAGGTCCTGCTCTTATATTATCTTTTATCATCGCAGGATTGGCTTGTGTGTTTGCAGCACTTTGTTATTCCGAATTTGCATCAATGATTCCACAATCGGGTAGTGCTTACACATACAGTTATGTAGCATTCGGTGAAATCTTTGCTTGGATTCTGGGCTGGGATCTCGTCCTAGAATATGGACTCGCTTCATCAGCAGTAGCGAGTGGTTGGTCAGGATATTTCCAAAGTCTATTAACCGGTTTTGGTATTCATCTTCCAACAGCGATTACAAGTGCTTTTGATCCTTCGAAGGGAACATTTATTGATTTACCCGCTGTAATGATTATTTTGCTTGTCACTCTTCTTTTATCAAGGGGTGTTAAGGAATCGGCAAAATTCAATTCCATTATGGTTATTGTGAAAGTAGCAGTAATCTTATTATTCATCGCAGTTGGTGTTTGGTATGTGGAACCTGCTAACTGGGAGCCGTTTGTACCATTTGGTTTCTCAGGTGTAGTGACAGGGGCTGCAGTAGTTGTTTTCGCGTATTTTGGCTTCGATGCTGTCTCCACAGCTGCTGAAGAAGTAAAGAATCCACAGAGAAACTTACCGATTGGCATCATCTCTGCATTAGCTATTTGTACGGTGATCTATATCGTAGTTTCTCTCATTCTCACAGGAATTGTTCCTTATAACATGCTCAATGTAAAAGATCCTGTTGCGTTCGCATTGCAATTCATCGGTCAAGATTGGGCAGCAGGCTTTATCTCATTAGGAGCAATTGTAGGTATTACAACAGTGTTAATCGTTATGATGTTTGGTCAGACAAGATTGTTTTATGCTATGAGCCGTGATGGGCTGCTACCGAGTAAGCTGTCTGCGGTTCATCCAAGAACGAAAGTACCTCTTCCTAGTACGTGGACAACTGGATTACTTGTTGCACTTTTTGCTGGATTCGTCCCGTTAGATAAACTTGCTGAACTGACGAGCATTGGAACTCTTTTTGCCTTTGCTACCGTTTCGTTAGGCGTTGCCGTTCTTCGAAAAACACGTCCTGATATCGAACGAGGTTTTAAGACGCCGTGGGTTCCATTAATTCCAGCATTGGCAATCATATTCTGTGTGTATCTAATGCTTCAACTCTCAGCATTCACATGGAAAGGTTTTGTGGTTTGGCTTGTCATTGGACTTGTTCTCTATTTTAGTTACGGATATCGTAACAGCAAACTGAACACATCAAAATGA
- a CDS encoding cation:proton antiporter regulatory subunit has protein sequence MIVKETELPGIGRKFEVEIANKDKVVVIVHDDGRREIYHFDKHDYEESLSSVTLSDTEARQFAAIIGGMIYRPKALETIEMAFDELMIEWYRVDSKAFSVGRTIGELDIRQKYEVSVIAIIKGNEKVLNPGPETMIGSGDMLVISGERPGVKRIIKEMFSAEVSGE, from the coding sequence ATGATCGTTAAAGAAACGGAATTACCAGGAATCGGCAGAAAATTTGAAGTTGAGATCGCCAATAAAGATAAAGTCGTTGTTATTGTTCACGATGACGGAAGAAGGGAGATCTATCATTTTGACAAGCATGACTATGAAGAGAGTCTTTCGTCAGTTACGTTAAGTGATACAGAAGCGAGACAGTTTGCTGCTATTATCGGCGGGATGATCTATCGGCCAAAGGCGCTTGAAACGATTGAAATGGCATTTGATGAACTCATGATTGAGTGGTACCGAGTTGATTCTAAGGCATTTTCGGTTGGAAGAACCATTGGAGAACTTGATATTCGTCAAAAATATGAAGTGTCTGTCATTGCCATCATCAAAGGAAATGAAAAAGTTTTGAACCCGGGTCCTGAAACCATGATTGGTTCTGGAGATATGCTTGTTATTTCAGGTGAGAGACCTGGTGTGAAACGGATCATTAAGGAGATGTTTTCTGCTGAGGTGAGCGGTGAATGA
- a CDS encoding cation:proton antiporter translates to MTNHLVLEVGTALIIIALAALLANKLNFSIIPFLIIFGMIVGPHAPVIGVLDFTFINSNEIITFFGRIGVLFLLFYLGLEFSVGKLVRSGKNIAVGGSIYILINFSLGLIYAYVMGFPLLEVLIIAGIITISSSAIVAKIIVDLRRTANPETELILGIIMFEDIFLAVYLSIISGLVLGDATSLLGVTKSIFIAFGYMILFFVIARTCTKHLNRLLNITSNEIFIIVIFASLFFIAGFSETIHVAEAIGALLLGLVFSETEHSERIEKMVIPFRDFFGAIFFFSFGLSIDPFTLGGAVWLALGAVLITIIGNFVAGMIAGRKAGLSHKASSNIGLTIVSRGEFSIIVANIGMAGGLASVLKPFSALYVLILAILGPLLTKESKKIYGILNGIFKWKKEEQPQLKKKAN, encoded by the coding sequence ATGACAAATCATCTTGTACTAGAAGTTGGTACAGCATTAATCATCATCGCGCTTGCAGCTTTACTCGCGAATAAATTAAACTTCTCTATTATTCCGTTTCTCATCATTTTCGGAATGATTGTAGGTCCACATGCTCCTGTTATTGGCGTTTTGGATTTTACGTTTATTAACAGCAACGAGATCATTACTTTCTTTGGAAGAATCGGCGTCTTGTTCCTTCTGTTCTATCTTGGCTTAGAATTTTCGGTAGGTAAGTTAGTACGCTCAGGAAAAAATATCGCTGTAGGTGGAAGTATCTACATTCTTATTAACTTCTCATTAGGATTGATTTACGCTTATGTGATGGGGTTTCCTCTTTTAGAGGTCCTTATCATAGCTGGAATTATCACTATCTCCTCAAGCGCAATCGTCGCAAAGATCATCGTAGATCTTAGACGCACAGCTAATCCTGAAACAGAACTGATTCTTGGGATTATCATGTTCGAAGATATTTTCTTAGCAGTTTATCTATCTATCATTTCAGGATTAGTGTTAGGCGATGCGACTTCACTTCTAGGTGTTACAAAATCAATATTCATTGCATTTGGATATATGATTTTGTTCTTTGTTATTGCGAGAACGTGTACGAAGCATTTAAACAGGCTCCTTAACATTACGTCTAATGAGATTTTTATAATCGTGATTTTCGCCTCGTTGTTCTTTATCGCAGGGTTTTCAGAAACGATTCATGTAGCAGAAGCGATCGGTGCTCTTCTGTTAGGACTCGTATTCTCTGAAACTGAACATAGTGAACGAATAGAAAAGATGGTTATACCGTTCCGAGATTTCTTCGGTGCAATTTTCTTTTTCAGCTTCGGATTGAGTATAGATCCGTTCACTTTAGGCGGAGCGGTCTGGTTGGCACTTGGAGCTGTGTTGATCACGATCATTGGAAACTTTGTAGCCGGAATGATTGCCGGAAGGAAGGCAGGACTTTCTCATAAAGCTTCGTCTAACATCGGTCTGACGATCGTTTCACGAGGAGAGTTCTCTATTATCGTAGCGAACATTGGTATGGCAGGCGGTTTGGCTTCTGTATTAAAACCCTTCTCAGCATTGTATGTTCTAATTCTAGCGATACTTGGCCCGTTGCTTACAAAAGAGTCTAAGAAAATTTATGGTATATTAAATGGAATTTTCAAATGGAAAAAAGAAGAACAGCCACAATTGAAAAAGAAGGCAAATTGA